From Vigna unguiculata cultivar IT97K-499-35 chromosome 5, ASM411807v1, whole genome shotgun sequence, the proteins below share one genomic window:
- the LOC114185240 gene encoding solute carrier family 25 member 44-like produces the protein MAQSFGQTEINWDKLDKTRFYVVGAGLFTGVSVALYPISVVKTRLQVAAKDAVERSVFSVVKGLLKRDGVPGLYRGFGTVITGAIPARIIFLSTLETTKVAAFRMLEPFRLSETTKAAIANGVAGMTSSIFAQSVFVPIDVVSQKLMVQGYSGHAQYSGGFDVARKVLRSDGIRGLYRGFGLSVMTYSPSSAVWWASYGSSQRVIWRFLDHDTEYDEHTPSLQKIMLVQATGGIIAGASSSCITTPLDTIKTRLQVMGHENRISIKQVAKDLMNEDGWKGFYRGFGPRFFSMSAWGTSMILTYEYLKRVCAKDE, from the exons ATGGCCCAGTCCTTCGGTCAGACCGAGATTAACTGGGACAA GCTAGATAAAACTAGGTTCTATGTCGTAGGAGCTGGACTCTTTACAGGTGTTTCGGTAGCACTTTACCCCATTTCGGTCGTGAAAACCAGGCTGCAGGTTGCCGCAAAGGATGCTGTTGAGAGAAGTGTGTTTTCTGTTGTGAAAGGACTACTTAAAAGAGATGGCGTCCCTGGTCTGTATAGAGGGTTTGGCACAGTTATCACTGGTGCTATTCCTGCCAGAATAATTTTCCTCTCCACTCTAGAGACCACAAAGGTGGCTGCCTTCAGAATGCTTGAACCGTTTCGACTATCTGAAACTACCAAAGCTGCCATTGCAAATGGAGTTGCAGGCATGACATCATCGATTTTTGCTCAATCTGTGTTTGTACCAATTGATGTG GTTAGCCAAAAGTTGATGGTGCAAGGATACTCAGGCCATGCCCAGTATAGCGGGGGTTTTGATGTTGCTCGCAAGGTTTTAAGATCTGATGGCATCCGGGGATTGTATAGAGGGTTTGGTCTGTCTGTTATGACTTATTCACCTTCTAGTGCAGTATGGTGGGCAAGTTATGGTTCAAGCCAACGCGTCATTTGGAG ATTCCTGGATCATGATACCGAATATGATGAACACACTCCTAGTCTGCAGAAAATAATGTTAGTTCAGGCTACCGGAGGGATTATTGCTGGTGCATCTTCATCCTGCATTACAACCCCATTGGATACTATCAAGACACGATTACAG GTAATGGGTCATGAAAATAGAATCTCTATAAAACAAGTTGCGAAAGATTTAATGAACGAAGATGGTTGGAAAGGCTTTTATAGAGGGTTTGGCCCAAGATTCTTTAGCATGTCAGCGTGGGGCACTTCAATGATATTGACTTATGAGTATCTGA AACGCGTATGCGCAAAAGATGAATAG
- the LOC114183395 gene encoding protein COBRA-like — MAFSLLPKLSPCILFLLLLSSTCFTSTDAYDLLDPNGNITINWDVMSWTPDGYVAVVTMNNFQRYRHITLPGWFLRWRWAEKEVIWAMMGAQTTEQGDCSKFKGGIPHSCKKDPTVVDLLPGTPYNQQIANCCKGGVLSSSVQDPSRAAAAFQVSVGRAGTTNKTVKVPKNFTLEAPGPRYTCAPAKIVRPTQFITPDKRRFTQALMTWQVVCTYSQFLTQKTPTCCVSLSSFHNNTIVPCPTCSCGCRSNSSQSGKCVNPGTPHLASFVSGFGKNEFSPTVECTNHMCPIRVHWHVKFNSEKYWHVKVTITNLNYGMNYSDWNLAIQHPNFDHRTQVSGFIYKLMTPYASINDTAMLWGMKSQRNDVLIQAGPNGKVEGDVLFRKDKATLIDKGWAFPRRIYFNGDTCTMPPPSAYPF, encoded by the exons ATGGCCTTCTCTCTGTTACCAAAGTTATCTCCTTGTATTTTGTTCTTGCTTCTGCTATCTTCAACTTGCTTCACTTCAACAG ATGCTTATGATCTGCTTGACCCAAATGGGAATATCACAATCAACTGGGATGTTATGTCATGGACTCCTGATGGATATGTA GCTGTTGTTACAATGAACAACTTCCAAAGATATCGTCATATTACTTTACCTGGCTGGTTTCTAAGGTGGAGATGGGCAGAAAAGGAGGTAATATGGGCCATGATGGGAGCGCAGACCACTGAACAAGGAGATTGTTCAAAATTTAAGGGAGGTATTCCACATTCTTGTAAGAAGGATCCGACAGTTGTGGATTTGCTTCCTGGAACACCATACAATCAACAAATTGCAAATTGCTGCAAAGGTGGGGTGCTTAGTTCATCGGTGCAGGATCCAAGCAGAGCAGCAGCAGCTTTTCAAGTTAGTGTTGGTAGAGCTGGAACCACAAACAAAACTGTCAAAGTCCCGAAAAACTTCACCTTGGAAGCACCTGGACCACGTTATACTTGTGCACCAGCTAAGATTGTCAGACCCACTCAATTCATTACTCCAGACAAAAGGAGATTCACCCAAGCATTGA TGACATGGCAGGTGGTATGCACATACTCACAATTTCTAACTCAGAAAACTCCCACTTGCTGCGTCTCACTTTCATCTTTCCATAATAATACTATTGTGCCTTGCCCAACATGTTCATGTGGCTGCCGAAGTAACTCATCTCAGTCAGGGAAATGTGTAAA TCCAGGTACACCACATTTGGCCTCATTCGTTTCTGGCTTCGGGAAGAACGAATTTTCACCTACGGTTGAATGTACCAATCACATGTGTCCGATCAGAGTCCACTGGCATGTTAAGTTCAACTCAGAGAAGTACTGGCATGTGAAGGTTACTATTACTAATTTGAATTACGGGATGAATTATTCTGACTGGAACTTAGCCATTCAACACCCAAACTTCGACCATCGGACTCAAGTGTCCGGTTTCATCTACAAGCTCATGACTCCTTATGCTTCAATAA ATGATACAGCAATGTTGTGGGGAATGAAGTCCCAGCGTAATGATGTTCTGATCCAAGCTGGCCCGAATGGAAAGGTTGAAGGAGATGTTCTCTTCCGAAAGGATAAAGCAACTTTAATTGATAAGGGATGGGCTTTCCCCCGAAGGATCTACTTCAATGGTGACACTTGTACTATGCCACCACCCAGTGCTTACCCCTTTTAG